In Micromonospora purpureochromogenes, a single window of DNA contains:
- a CDS encoding serine/threonine-protein kinase codes for MLRRVLDGRYQSEELLGSGGMGEVWRGRDLRLDRPVAIKVLSAAGLEEPMAAERFDREARAAARLTHPHIVGVYDFGTEGDDSYLVMELVEGRTVSALIVDGPLPVEQAVSIAVQACDAIAAAHAAGVVHRDVKPGNLIVTPSGIVKICDFGIARLAETAGHNTLTGPATKLGTSSYMAPEQALGKPVDPRTDLYGLGCTLYAMLAGAPPFSGDPLSVLHQHVNDPPAPLRDRRPDVPVALDALLSELLAKDPAARPTSAREVRDRLAALMASPDVLPAAGTPLVSGTVAPAGAPGPSDPGAAGAGPSAPDPVAPVEGPGTGGRPVRRRRLAVLLAAGILGVALLALAAAALRAPAGDTSADRGTRAAQPTVAPAPASTAAQPSVGAAPVTVAPTTPSLRTVAPTTPTSRAPSPRAASRTPAPPADPVVAMRLSIQEQVEAGQLNPDAAKDLHSKVDAIAKEIAEDDPEQAEEQVKKLRDKLSELLRGGRLTAAGYDDLTAGVDRIAAALQ; via the coding sequence GTGCTGAGACGTGTGCTGGACGGCCGCTACCAGTCCGAGGAACTGCTCGGCAGCGGCGGCATGGGCGAGGTGTGGCGCGGCCGGGACCTGCGACTGGACCGGCCGGTGGCGATCAAGGTGCTGTCCGCGGCCGGCCTCGAGGAGCCGATGGCCGCCGAACGCTTCGATCGTGAGGCGCGGGCAGCCGCGCGGCTGACCCACCCCCACATCGTCGGGGTGTACGACTTCGGCACCGAGGGGGACGACTCCTACCTGGTGATGGAGCTCGTGGAGGGACGGACCGTGTCGGCGCTGATCGTCGACGGCCCGCTCCCCGTCGAGCAGGCCGTGTCGATCGCGGTGCAGGCCTGCGACGCGATCGCCGCGGCGCACGCAGCCGGTGTGGTCCACCGGGACGTGAAGCCGGGGAATCTGATCGTCACGCCGTCCGGCATTGTGAAAATCTGCGACTTCGGCATCGCCCGCCTGGCGGAGACCGCCGGCCACAACACCCTCACCGGTCCGGCGACCAAGCTCGGCACCAGTTCATACATGGCGCCGGAGCAGGCGCTCGGCAAGCCGGTCGACCCGCGCACCGACCTGTACGGCCTGGGCTGCACCCTCTACGCCATGTTGGCCGGCGCTCCGCCGTTCTCCGGCGATCCGCTGAGCGTCCTGCACCAGCACGTCAACGACCCGCCCGCGCCGCTGCGCGACCGCCGGCCGGACGTACCCGTCGCGCTGGACGCCCTGCTGTCCGAGTTGCTGGCGAAGGACCCGGCGGCCCGTCCGACGAGCGCCCGAGAGGTCCGCGACCGCCTCGCGGCGCTCATGGCCTCGCCCGATGTCCTGCCGGCGGCCGGCACGCCGCTCGTTTCCGGCACGGTGGCGCCAGCCGGCGCGCCAGGTCCGTCCGACCCCGGCGCGGCCGGTGCCGGTCCGAGCGCTCCGGACCCGGTCGCTCCGGTGGAAGGTCCCGGCACCGGAGGGCGGCCGGTGCGGCGGCGCCGGTTGGCGGTACTGCTGGCGGCGGGCATCCTCGGCGTCGCACTGCTCGCGCTCGCCGCCGCTGCGCTCCGGGCCCCCGCCGGCGACACGTCGGCAGACCGCGGCACGAGGGCCGCGCAGCCCACAGTCGCGCCCGCCCCCGCCAGTACGGCCGCACAGCCGAGCGTGGGGGCCGCGCCGGTCACGGTCGCACCGACCACCCCGTCGCTGCGGACGGTCGCTCCCACCACCCCCACCAGCCGGGCGCCCAGCCCGCGGGCCGCGTCGCGGACGCCGGCCCCGCCGGCGGACCCCGTCGTCGCGATGCGGCTGTCGATCCAGGAGCAGGTGGAGGCCGGCCAACTGAACCCCGACGCGGCCAAGGACCTGCACAGCAAGGTGGACGCGATCGCCAAGGAGATCGCCGAGGACGACCCGGAGCAGGCCGAGGAGCAGGTCAAGAAGCTCCGCGACAAGCTGAGCGAACTGCTCCGGGGCGGCAGGCTCACCGCCGCCGGCTACGACGACCTGACGGCCGGCGTCGACCGGATCGCCGCCGCGCTGCAGTGA
- a CDS encoding CBS domain-containing protein, with protein MPTARDIMTSDVTCVREQDDLRAAAKRMAELGVGSLPICGDDNKLKGMLTDRDIVVKVLAQGKDPANVTAGELAQGEAVTIGADDDAAEILRTMGQHKVRRLPVIDGHQLVGIVAVADVARSLPERPVGDLIEAISERS; from the coding sequence ATGCCGACCGCACGCGACATCATGACCAGCGACGTGACCTGCGTCCGTGAGCAGGACGACCTGCGGGCCGCCGCCAAGCGGATGGCCGAGCTGGGCGTCGGTTCGCTGCCGATCTGCGGCGACGACAACAAGCTGAAGGGCATGCTCACCGACCGCGACATCGTGGTGAAGGTTCTCGCGCAGGGCAAGGACCCGGCCAACGTGACCGCCGGCGAGCTGGCCCAGGGCGAGGCGGTGACCATCGGCGCCGACGACGACGCCGCGGAGATCCTGCGCACGATGGGCCAGCACAAGGTGCGCCGGCTGCCGGTGATCGACGGGCACCAGCTCGTCGGCATCGTGGCGGTGGCCGACGTGGCGCGGTCGCTGCCCGAACGCCCGGTGGGCGACCTGATCGAGGCCATCTCCGAGCGCTCCTGA
- a CDS encoding MBL fold metallo-hydrolase translates to METDQPNVTFIGTATTVLRIGGFTLLTDPNFLHRGQRAYLGKGLWSRRSTEPALTIPELPALDAVVLSHLHGDHFDRVARKGLDRELPIITTQAAERKLRKWGFRAAEGLPTWRSRELRRGSSTLRLTSLPGQHGPGALDRLLPDVMGTMIDLDRDGTRRFRLYVTGDTLRRPQLAEIPQRFPDIDAMLIHLGGTRIAGILVTMDAKQGADLVELIRPKLTVPIHYDDYPVFRSPLRHFVEEAKRRGLVSGVRTILRGEIVPLTV, encoded by the coding sequence GTGGAGACGGACCAGCCGAACGTGACGTTCATCGGCACCGCGACGACGGTGCTGCGGATCGGGGGCTTCACCCTGTTGACCGATCCGAACTTCCTGCACCGGGGCCAGCGGGCGTACCTGGGCAAGGGTCTGTGGTCCCGCCGCAGCACCGAGCCGGCGCTGACCATCCCCGAACTACCCGCCCTGGACGCGGTGGTCCTGTCCCACCTGCACGGCGACCACTTCGACCGGGTGGCCCGCAAGGGGCTCGACCGCGAGCTGCCCATCATCACCACCCAGGCGGCCGAGCGGAAGCTGCGCAAGTGGGGATTCCGGGCGGCCGAGGGGCTGCCCACCTGGCGGTCACGGGAGCTGAGGCGGGGGTCCAGCACCCTGCGGCTGACCTCGTTGCCCGGTCAGCACGGCCCGGGGGCGCTGGACCGGCTGCTGCCCGACGTGATGGGCACGATGATCGACCTGGACCGGGACGGGACGCGCCGGTTCCGCCTCTACGTCACCGGGGACACCCTGCGCCGCCCGCAGCTCGCCGAGATCCCGCAGCGCTTCCCGGACATCGACGCGATGCTGATCCACCTGGGCGGCACCCGGATCGCCGGCATCCTGGTCACCATGGATGCGAAGCAGGGCGCCGACCTGGTCGAGCTGATCCGGCCGAAGCTGACCGTGCCGATCCACTACGACGACTACCCGGTGTTCCGGTCGCCGCTGCGGCACTTCGTCGAGGAGGCGAAGCGGCGCGGGCTGGTGTCGGGGGTGCGCACCATCCTGCGTGGCGAGATCGTGCCGCTGACCGTCTGA
- a CDS encoding L-threonylcarbamoyladenylate synthase produces the protein MPADSGIAEAAAVLRDGGLVAFPTETVYGLGANALDARAAARIFEAKARPSFDPLITHLADAADLEKLVGPVPPAVAALAERFWPGPLTLIVDRPAEIPPIVTSGLDTMAVRVPDEPSARALIRAAGVPVAAPSANRFGQLSPTRAEHVVKGLGAAVDVVLDGGPTRCGIESTIVDARGAQPVVLRLGALALEELIEAVGPVSVRPGSSGQPVAPGTLAAHYAPRTPLRVVAGAQPAPADGGRRGFLAFRERPADGYAAVEVLSPAGDVTEAAARLFDALHRLDAAGVTEILAEAVPDTGVGRAINDRLRRAAATWH, from the coding sequence CTGCCCGCCGACAGCGGCATCGCCGAGGCCGCCGCCGTCCTGCGCGACGGCGGGCTGGTGGCCTTCCCGACCGAGACCGTCTACGGCCTCGGCGCGAACGCCCTGGACGCCCGGGCCGCCGCCCGGATCTTCGAGGCCAAGGCCCGGCCCAGCTTCGACCCGCTGATCACCCACCTGGCCGACGCCGCCGACCTGGAGAAGCTCGTCGGACCGGTGCCCCCGGCGGTGGCCGCGCTGGCCGAGCGGTTCTGGCCGGGGCCGCTCACGCTGATCGTGGACCGGCCCGCCGAGATTCCGCCGATCGTCACCTCGGGGCTGGACACCATGGCCGTCCGGGTGCCGGACGAGCCCTCCGCGCGGGCCCTGATCCGGGCCGCCGGGGTACCGGTGGCGGCGCCGAGCGCGAACCGGTTCGGGCAGCTCAGCCCGACCCGGGCCGAGCACGTGGTCAAGGGGCTCGGCGCGGCGGTGGACGTGGTGCTCGACGGCGGGCCGACCCGGTGCGGGATCGAGTCGACCATCGTCGACGCGCGCGGCGCGCAGCCGGTGGTGCTGCGCCTCGGCGCGCTCGCCCTGGAGGAGCTGATCGAGGCGGTCGGGCCGGTGAGCGTCCGGCCGGGCAGTTCCGGGCAGCCGGTGGCGCCGGGGACGCTGGCCGCACACTACGCGCCGCGTACCCCGTTGCGGGTGGTGGCGGGGGCGCAGCCGGCGCCGGCCGACGGCGGCCGGCGCGGTTTCCTGGCCTTCCGGGAGCGGCCGGCCGACGGGTACGCGGCGGTCGAGGTGCTCTCACCCGCCGGGGACGTGACCGAGGCCGCCGCCCGGCTCTTCGACGCCCTGCACCGGCTGGACGCGGCCGGGGTGACCGAGATCCTGGCCGAGGCGGTGCCCGACACCGGGGTGGGGCGGGCGATCAACGACCGGTTGCGGCGCGCCGCAGCCACCTGGCACTGA